In Lonchura striata isolate bLonStr1 chromosome 2, bLonStr1.mat, whole genome shotgun sequence, a single genomic region encodes these proteins:
- the REV1 gene encoding DNA repair protein REV1 isoform X3, whose translation MWKKPTNPVKIDKMTASSQARAQEEIRVPDQLDSSVWENTDSTHVNGANFNLTVLSMAEIASCSYEARQVGIKNGMFFGQAKKLCPNLQAVSYDFDAYKEVARTVYEILASYTHNIEAVSCDEALVDITEILTETRLTPDEFANAIRTEIKDQTKCTASVGMGSNILLARMATRKAKPDGQYHLKPEEVDDFIRGQLVTSLPGVGRTMESKLASLGIKTCGDLQCASMSKLQKEFGPKTGQMLYRFCRGLDDRPVRTEKERKSVSAEINYGIRFTQPKEAEAFLLSLSEEIQRRLEAAGMKGKRLTLKIMVRKAGAPVEPAKYGGHGICDNIARTVTLDHATDSAKVIGKETLNMFHTMKLNISDMRGVGIQVQQLVPISKTTSALSTVQSGHLPGGSHSVVDLFHVQKAKKHSEEEPKEVFLAAMDLEISSNSRTCTFLPSRGTSVTPGLNSNANNTESAVKWNGVHSPISVKSRLNLSIEVPSASQLDKSVLEALPPDLREQVEQLCTIQQGESYGESKKEPINGCNPALLSQPVGTVLLQIPELQEPNTNMGINVIALPAFSQVDPEVFSALPAELQAELKDAYDQRQKQSEQQPANTLVSKNPLLHLKHTTVKNKKKIQKKNPVSPVKKIKSPLKNKLIGSPAKNMPATSGSPQKLIDGFLKQEGTAAQAEAVPSTSDSAGPSAVQTEQQPGSFRPQAPNLAGAVEFNDVKTLLKEWITTISDPMEEDILQVVKYCTDLIEEKDLEKLDLVVKYMKRLMQSSVESVWNMAFDFILDNVQVVLQQTYGSTLKVI comes from the exons acAAGTTGGCATAAAGAATGGAATGTTTTTTGGCCAAGCAAAAAAGTTATGTCCAAATCTTCAAGCAGTTTCATATGATTTTGATGCATACAAAGAAGTTGCACGGACAGTATATGAAATACTAGCAAG CTATACTCATAACATCGAAGCAGTCAGTTGTGATGAAGCACTAGTAGATATCACTGAAATCCTTACAGAGACCAGACTGACTcctgatgaatttgcaaacgctATCCGCACTGAAATCAAAGACCAAACTAAATGCACAGCTTCTGTTGGTATGG GTTCCAATATTCTGCTGGCCAGAATGGCAACTCGTAAAGCAAAACCAGATGGACAGTATCACTTGAAACCTGAAGAAGTGGATGATTTTATCAGAGGGCAACTTGTTACCAGTCTTCCAG GAGTTGGCAGGACAATGGAATCTAAGCTGGCTTCTTTGGGAATTAAAACCTGTGGAGATCTGCAGTGTGCTTCAATGTCAAAACTACAAAAAGAATTTGGTCCAAAAACAGGACAAATGCTCTATAGATTTTGTCGTGGTTTGGATGACCGACCTGTTcgtacagaaaaagaaagaaaatctgtttcAGCAGAAATCAACTATGGCATAAGGTTTACACAG CCGAAGGAAGCAGAAGCTTTCCTTCTGAGCCTCTCAGAAGAAATCCAGCGTAGACTTGAAGCCGCTGGTATGAAGGGTAAGCGATTGACCCTTAAAATTATGGTCAGAAAGGCTGGAGCACCAGTAGAGCCTGCAAAATATGGAGGTCATGGAATCTGTGATAATATTGCCAG GACTGTGACTCTAGACCATGCAACAGACAGTGCAAAAGTAATTGGGAAGGAAACTCTGAACATGTTTCACACAATGAAACTGAATATATCTGATATGCGAGGG GTCGGAATACAGGTACAGCAGCTAGTTCCCATCAGTAAAACAACTTCAGCTCTCTCAACAGTACAATCTGGACATTTACCTGGTGGATCACATTCAGTTGTTGATCTTTTTCAtgttcagaaagcaaaaaaacacTCAGAAGAAGAACCTAAGGAAG TATTTTTGGCTGCTATGGACCTTGAAATATCTTCTAATTCAAGGACGTGCACCTTCCTTCCATCTCGTGGTACCAGTGTCACACCTGGTCTCAATTCTAATGCCAACAACACTGAGTCTGCTGTCAAGTGGAATGGTGTGCATTCTCCTATCAGTGTAAAATCCAGGCTCAATTTGAGTATTGAGGTTCCATCTGCTTCACAG CTAGATAAGTCTGTGCTAGAAGCTCTGCCACCTGATCTCCGAGAACAAGTAGAGCAACTCTGCACCATTCAGCAAGGAGAGAGTTACGGGGAGAGCAAAAAAGAGCCAATAAATGGATGTAACCCTGCACTTCTGTCACAACCAGTTGGAACAGTGCTTTTACAAATACCAGAGCTCCAAGAACCAAATACCAATATGGGAATCAATGTAATAGCCTTGCCAGCTTTCTCACAG GTGGACCCTGAGGTTTTTTCTGCACTACCTGCTGAGTTGCAAGCAGAGCTGAAAGATGCATATGATCAAAGGCAGAAGCAATCAGAGCAGCAGCCTGCTAACACTTTAG TGTCAAAAAATCCTTTGCTACACCTGAAGCATACAActgtgaaaaataagaaaaaaatacagaaaaaaaatccagtcagTCCTGTGAAAAAGATTAAGagtcctttaaaaaacaaacttatTGGTAGTCCTGCAAAAAACATGCCAGCTACATCTGGAAGCCCACAGAAGCTAATAGATGGCTTCTTGAAACAAGAAGGAACAGCTGCTCAG GCAGAAGCAGTTCCATCAACTTCAGATTCTGCAGGCCCATCAGCTGTGCAGAcggagcagcagccaggctcgTTCAGGCCACAAGCCCCAAACCTCGCTGGAGCTGTGGAATTCAACGATGTGAAGACGCTGTTGAAAGAGTGGATCACGACAATCTCAG atcCTATGGAAGAAGACATTCTACAGGTTGTGAAATACTGTACTGATCTAATAGAAGAAAAAGACTTAGAAAAGTTAGATCTGGTTGTTAAGTACATGAAAAG gTTAATGCAGTCATCTGTGGAATCGGTTTGGAATATGGCATTTGACTTCATTCTTGACAATGTTCAGGTAGTTTTACAACAAACTTATGGAAGCACATTAAAAGTTATCTGA
- the REV1 gene encoding DNA repair protein REV1 isoform X4 yields MAEIASCSYEARQVGIKNGMFFGQAKKLCPNLQAVSYDFDAYKEVARTVYEILASYTHNIEAVSCDEALVDITEILTETRLTPDEFANAIRTEIKDQTKCTASVGMGSNILLARMATRKAKPDGQYHLKPEEVDDFIRGQLVTSLPGVGRTMESKLASLGIKTCGDLQCASMSKLQKEFGPKTGQMLYRFCRGLDDRPVRTEKERKSVSAEINYGIRFTQPKEAEAFLLSLSEEIQRRLEAAGMKGKRLTLKIMVRKAGAPVEPAKYGGHGICDNIARTVTLDHATDSAKVIGKETLNMFHTMKLNISDMRGVGIQVQQLVPISKTTSALSTVQSGHLPGGSHSVVDLFHVQKAKKHSEEEPKEVFLAAMDLEISSNSRTCTFLPSRGTSVTPGLNSNANNTESAVKWNGVHSPISVKSRLNLSIEVPSASQLDKSVLEALPPDLREQVEQLCTIQQGESYGESKKEPINGCNPALLSQPVGTVLLQIPELQEPNTNMGINVIALPAFSQVDPEVFSALPAELQAELKDAYDQRQKQSEQQPANTLVSKNPLLHLKHTTVKNKKKIQKKNPVSPVKKIKSPLKNKLIGSPAKNMPATSGSPQKLIDGFLKQEGTAAQAEAVPSTSDSAGPSAVQTEQQPGSFRPQAPNLAGAVEFNDVKTLLKEWITTISDPMEEDILQVVKYCTDLIEEKDLEKLDLVVKYMKRLMQSSVESVWNMAFDFILDNVQVVLQQTYGSTLKVI; encoded by the exons acAAGTTGGCATAAAGAATGGAATGTTTTTTGGCCAAGCAAAAAAGTTATGTCCAAATCTTCAAGCAGTTTCATATGATTTTGATGCATACAAAGAAGTTGCACGGACAGTATATGAAATACTAGCAAG CTATACTCATAACATCGAAGCAGTCAGTTGTGATGAAGCACTAGTAGATATCACTGAAATCCTTACAGAGACCAGACTGACTcctgatgaatttgcaaacgctATCCGCACTGAAATCAAAGACCAAACTAAATGCACAGCTTCTGTTGGTATGG GTTCCAATATTCTGCTGGCCAGAATGGCAACTCGTAAAGCAAAACCAGATGGACAGTATCACTTGAAACCTGAAGAAGTGGATGATTTTATCAGAGGGCAACTTGTTACCAGTCTTCCAG GAGTTGGCAGGACAATGGAATCTAAGCTGGCTTCTTTGGGAATTAAAACCTGTGGAGATCTGCAGTGTGCTTCAATGTCAAAACTACAAAAAGAATTTGGTCCAAAAACAGGACAAATGCTCTATAGATTTTGTCGTGGTTTGGATGACCGACCTGTTcgtacagaaaaagaaagaaaatctgtttcAGCAGAAATCAACTATGGCATAAGGTTTACACAG CCGAAGGAAGCAGAAGCTTTCCTTCTGAGCCTCTCAGAAGAAATCCAGCGTAGACTTGAAGCCGCTGGTATGAAGGGTAAGCGATTGACCCTTAAAATTATGGTCAGAAAGGCTGGAGCACCAGTAGAGCCTGCAAAATATGGAGGTCATGGAATCTGTGATAATATTGCCAG GACTGTGACTCTAGACCATGCAACAGACAGTGCAAAAGTAATTGGGAAGGAAACTCTGAACATGTTTCACACAATGAAACTGAATATATCTGATATGCGAGGG GTCGGAATACAGGTACAGCAGCTAGTTCCCATCAGTAAAACAACTTCAGCTCTCTCAACAGTACAATCTGGACATTTACCTGGTGGATCACATTCAGTTGTTGATCTTTTTCAtgttcagaaagcaaaaaaacacTCAGAAGAAGAACCTAAGGAAG TATTTTTGGCTGCTATGGACCTTGAAATATCTTCTAATTCAAGGACGTGCACCTTCCTTCCATCTCGTGGTACCAGTGTCACACCTGGTCTCAATTCTAATGCCAACAACACTGAGTCTGCTGTCAAGTGGAATGGTGTGCATTCTCCTATCAGTGTAAAATCCAGGCTCAATTTGAGTATTGAGGTTCCATCTGCTTCACAG CTAGATAAGTCTGTGCTAGAAGCTCTGCCACCTGATCTCCGAGAACAAGTAGAGCAACTCTGCACCATTCAGCAAGGAGAGAGTTACGGGGAGAGCAAAAAAGAGCCAATAAATGGATGTAACCCTGCACTTCTGTCACAACCAGTTGGAACAGTGCTTTTACAAATACCAGAGCTCCAAGAACCAAATACCAATATGGGAATCAATGTAATAGCCTTGCCAGCTTTCTCACAG GTGGACCCTGAGGTTTTTTCTGCACTACCTGCTGAGTTGCAAGCAGAGCTGAAAGATGCATATGATCAAAGGCAGAAGCAATCAGAGCAGCAGCCTGCTAACACTTTAG TGTCAAAAAATCCTTTGCTACACCTGAAGCATACAActgtgaaaaataagaaaaaaatacagaaaaaaaatccagtcagTCCTGTGAAAAAGATTAAGagtcctttaaaaaacaaacttatTGGTAGTCCTGCAAAAAACATGCCAGCTACATCTGGAAGCCCACAGAAGCTAATAGATGGCTTCTTGAAACAAGAAGGAACAGCTGCTCAG GCAGAAGCAGTTCCATCAACTTCAGATTCTGCAGGCCCATCAGCTGTGCAGAcggagcagcagccaggctcgTTCAGGCCACAAGCCCCAAACCTCGCTGGAGCTGTGGAATTCAACGATGTGAAGACGCTGTTGAAAGAGTGGATCACGACAATCTCAG atcCTATGGAAGAAGACATTCTACAGGTTGTGAAATACTGTACTGATCTAATAGAAGAAAAAGACTTAGAAAAGTTAGATCTGGTTGTTAAGTACATGAAAAG gTTAATGCAGTCATCTGTGGAATCGGTTTGGAATATGGCATTTGACTTCATTCTTGACAATGTTCAGGTAGTTTTACAACAAACTTATGGAAGCACATTAAAAGTTATCTGA